Genomic window (Nitrospira sp.):
GGCAGGAGTCGCGCGACCTGTTGCGCGGGTACGCGCGGCGGGCGGAGGACGGGCTTCGGGATCTGGTCGAGGACGCCGGTGAGCGGCTTGAAGGTGCGGTGGAAGAAGGCCGTGACTTTATCGAGTCGAAAAAGTCCGTGTTGCGGGAAGCCTTCGATGCAGGGCGGGATGCGATGCGGCGGGAGCGGGAGCAGTTCACTAAGGGAGAGCAGAGTTGAGCGTGGCCTACGAAGTCATCATCGGCGTGGAAGTGCATGCGCAACTGCGTACGCAATCCAAGTTGTTCTGTCCGTGCGGGACGACGTTCGGTCGAACCGCCAATTCGCAGATCTGCCCTGTCTGTCTTGGCTTGCCCGGAAGCCTACCGGTGATCAATGGACAGGCGGTCGAGATGGCGGTGCGCGCCGGACTGGCGATGAACGGGACGATCGGCGTACACAATCGCTTTGCTCGTAAAAATTATTTTTATCCCGACTTGCCCAAGGGCTATCAGATCTCGCAATACGAGGCGCCGATCTGTGAGCATGGATGGCTTGAGA
Coding sequences:
- a CDS encoding YtxH domain-containing protein, with protein sequence MADNHQGPSSAAVLLGFLSGAALGAVAAILLTPRTGQESRDLLRGYARRAEDGLRDLVEDAGERLEGAVEEGRDFIESKKSVLREAFDAGRDAMRREREQFTKGEQS